A genomic stretch from Halorhodospira halophila SL1 includes:
- the kaiC gene encoding circadian clock protein KaiC, protein MAQGNSSAAIGARRRGAQTAPTGIEGLDFILDGGLPEGQPTLLRGGPGAGKTAIALTFFCHGLEQGEPSVLATFDESPAALTRHAEALGFPLAEHLAAGRGRILDMRPDRSELVSGEEIELTALLARIGHALDALGAKRLVVDAIDGMDESFAPGSSLRAELTRVFDWIRERDATTLITSGEHSGFSERFGLEDYIADCVILLRQEMCDRRMTRLLRILKRRGGSHGTNEFPFLLDGEGVFLAPITGTRLEAYPSAERHRTGVAGLDAMLGGGGPYRGSAVMISGQSGTGKTSFAATFAGAACEAGDRVLYLSFEEATDELLRNQRSVGVDLAPHIESGRLVLEPLLAVELGWEEHLLRVMRAVKEKLPAVVILDPASAMSDRQKDRQGKEMLLRLFYMLKREGVTVVATELLPDYSDGFSTMDVSSIVDVWIKLRRDERDGKLRRLLNVVKARGLPTSDRIQEYYLSSDGVHVVNTADTGDGS, encoded by the coding sequence ATGGCACAAGGCAATAGCTCAGCGGCGATCGGCGCCCGGCGGCGCGGCGCACAGACCGCACCCACAGGGATCGAGGGGCTGGATTTCATCCTCGACGGAGGGTTGCCCGAGGGGCAGCCCACCCTGCTGCGTGGTGGCCCCGGTGCCGGGAAGACAGCCATCGCGCTGACCTTCTTCTGCCACGGGCTCGAGCAGGGAGAGCCGTCGGTTCTGGCCACCTTCGACGAGTCGCCCGCGGCACTGACCCGCCATGCCGAAGCCTTGGGGTTCCCCCTGGCGGAGCACCTGGCCGCTGGACGCGGTCGCATCCTCGATATGCGCCCGGATCGCTCCGAGCTGGTCTCCGGCGAGGAGATCGAGCTGACCGCGCTGCTCGCGCGCATCGGTCACGCCCTGGACGCCCTCGGTGCCAAGCGCCTCGTGGTCGACGCCATCGACGGCATGGACGAGAGCTTCGCGCCGGGCAGCAGTCTGCGCGCCGAGCTGACGCGGGTCTTCGACTGGATCCGCGAGCGCGATGCCACCACCCTGATCACCTCCGGCGAACACTCTGGCTTCAGCGAGCGCTTTGGGCTGGAGGATTACATCGCCGACTGCGTGATCCTCCTGCGTCAGGAGATGTGCGATCGGCGCATGACGCGTCTGCTGCGCATCCTCAAGCGCCGGGGTGGCAGTCACGGCACCAACGAGTTCCCGTTCCTGCTCGACGGCGAGGGGGTGTTCCTGGCGCCGATTACCGGAACCCGGCTCGAGGCCTACCCCTCCGCCGAGCGGCATCGTACCGGGGTCGCGGGGCTCGACGCGATGCTCGGCGGGGGCGGACCCTACCGCGGCTCAGCGGTCATGATCTCCGGGCAGTCGGGTACTGGCAAGACGAGCTTTGCAGCGACGTTCGCCGGTGCCGCCTGCGAGGCCGGTGACAGGGTGCTCTACCTCAGCTTCGAAGAGGCCACCGACGAGCTGCTGCGCAACCAGCGCAGCGTGGGCGTGGATCTGGCCCCGCATATCGAAAGCGGCCGGCTGGTGCTGGAGCCGTTGCTGGCCGTGGAGCTGGGCTGGGAGGAGCACCTGCTGCGGGTGATGCGCGCGGTGAAGGAGAAGCTCCCAGCGGTGGTGATCCTGGACCCGGCGAGCGCCATGAGCGATCGCCAGAAAGATCGTCAGGGCAAGGAGATGCTCCTGCGGTTATTCTATATGCTCAAGCGCGAGGGCGTGACGGTCGTGGCGACGGAGCTGTTGCCTGACTACAGTGACGGCTTCAGTACGATGGACGTCTCTTCCATCGTGGATGTGTGGATCAAGTTGCGTCGCGACGAGCGGGACGGCAAGCTGCGGCGCTTGTTGAACGTGGTCAAGGCTCGCGGCCTGCCGACCTCGGACCGGATTCAGGAGTACTACCTCTCCAGCGACGGGGTACACGTGGTCAACACTGCCGATACGGGAGACGGGTCGTGA
- the ybgF gene encoding tol-pal system protein YbgF → MRKISTIAVLLALTAPAAAEDVEQRLDRLEGLLEGRGLAELVRDVERIKQENRELRGDIESLDRQVRRLQERQREHYADLDDRLRELQERGPAPGQQEIPIPDLDDPDAEAADEDADAGELYQAAFRQLGDGLYEEAREGFRDVLDTDADGDYAANAVYWIAETYYAEREFEDAEAYFNRVVDDYEESNKVADAQLKLGYIAFEEDRLEEARDRLEAVQEDHPDTTAANLAQQRLSEIRRLLPDDDE, encoded by the coding sequence ATGCGAAAGATCTCCACCATCGCTGTGCTGCTCGCCCTGACCGCCCCCGCCGCGGCCGAGGATGTCGAGCAGCGGCTCGACCGCCTCGAAGGCCTGCTCGAAGGCCGCGGCCTGGCCGAACTGGTCCGCGATGTCGAGCGCATCAAGCAGGAGAACCGCGAGCTGCGCGGCGACATCGAGAGCCTGGACCGCCAGGTCCGGCGGCTGCAGGAACGCCAGCGCGAGCACTACGCCGACCTGGACGATCGACTGCGTGAACTCCAGGAGCGCGGCCCGGCACCGGGCCAGCAGGAGATCCCCATCCCCGACCTGGACGACCCGGACGCCGAAGCCGCCGACGAGGACGCCGATGCTGGGGAACTCTACCAGGCGGCCTTCCGCCAGCTCGGCGACGGCCTGTACGAAGAGGCCCGCGAGGGCTTCCGCGACGTCCTCGACACCGACGCCGACGGCGACTACGCCGCCAACGCCGTCTACTGGATCGCCGAGACCTACTACGCCGAACGCGAATTCGAGGACGCCGAGGCCTACTTCAACCGGGTCGTGGACGATTACGAGGAGAGCAACAAGGTCGCCGACGCCCAGCTGAAGCTCGGCTACATCGCCTTCGAGGAGGACCGCCTCGAAGAGGCCCGCGACCGACTCGAGGCCGTGCAGGAGGACCACCCGGACACCACCGCAGCCAACCTGGCCCAGCAGCGACTCTCGGAGATCCGCCGCCTGCTGCCCGACGACGACGAATAG
- the hcp gene encoding hydroxylamine reductase, translating to MFCDQCEQVRRQEACTQSPGVCGKDEDCHSAQQLLLYGLKGMAAYAHHARRLGRHDPEVAAFMEEALFATMTNVNFDLDSLLELCLRCGQMNLRVMEMLDAAHVETFGQPQPATVSEGTRAGPGILVSGHDLLDLHHLLQQVEGTDIQVYTHGEMLPAHMYPALHQHPNLAGHYGGAWQDQKREFKAFPGAILVTTNCVMPPAARYADRLFTTRATAVHGGQCITDGDFTPVIEAARRVAPCVEAVEGESTVGFHHTVLLQHAETLLEAYQQGQISQFYLIGGCDGAHRSRNYFNDYAAATPADSFVLTLGCGKFRIRDQAFGTHLGFPRLLDMGQCNDAYGAIQVALGLARALDCNVNDLPLTLVISWFEQKAVAVLLTLLSLDVRGITLGPNPPAFLSDNLFQALARRYDLRLTGDTPELDALDGLTP from the coding sequence ATGTTCTGTGACCAGTGCGAACAGGTTCGTCGCCAGGAGGCCTGCACTCAGTCCCCCGGTGTCTGCGGTAAGGATGAGGACTGCCACTCCGCCCAGCAGTTGCTGCTCTACGGCCTCAAGGGGATGGCCGCCTACGCCCACCACGCTCGTCGGCTCGGCAGGCACGATCCGGAGGTGGCGGCGTTCATGGAGGAGGCGTTGTTCGCCACCATGACGAACGTCAACTTCGATCTCGACTCGTTGCTTGAGCTTTGCCTGCGCTGCGGTCAGATGAACCTGCGGGTGATGGAGATGCTCGACGCCGCCCATGTGGAAACGTTCGGTCAGCCTCAGCCGGCCACCGTGTCCGAGGGCACCCGCGCCGGCCCCGGGATCCTGGTCAGCGGTCACGACCTGCTCGATCTCCACCACCTGCTCCAGCAGGTCGAAGGGACCGACATCCAGGTCTACACCCACGGCGAGATGCTGCCGGCGCACATGTACCCGGCGCTGCACCAGCACCCCAACCTGGCCGGCCATTACGGCGGTGCCTGGCAGGATCAGAAGCGCGAGTTCAAGGCTTTCCCGGGGGCCATCCTGGTCACCACCAACTGCGTGATGCCGCCGGCAGCCCGTTACGCGGACCGGCTGTTCACCACCCGCGCCACTGCCGTCCATGGCGGGCAGTGCATCACCGATGGCGACTTCACGCCGGTGATCGAGGCTGCGCGGCGCGTCGCTCCCTGCGTGGAGGCCGTGGAGGGGGAGTCCACCGTCGGCTTCCACCACACTGTCCTGCTGCAGCACGCCGAGACGCTGCTCGAGGCCTACCAGCAGGGCCAGATCAGCCAGTTCTACCTGATCGGCGGCTGCGACGGCGCCCACCGCAGCCGGAACTACTTCAACGATTACGCGGCGGCGACCCCGGCCGACAGCTTCGTGCTCACCCTCGGGTGCGGGAAGTTTCGCATCCGCGATCAGGCGTTCGGGACGCACCTGGGCTTCCCGCGGCTGCTTGATATGGGCCAGTGCAACGACGCCTACGGTGCCATCCAAGTGGCCCTGGGGCTCGCCCGCGCGCTGGACTGCAACGTCAATGACCTGCCACTGACCCTGGTAATCAGCTGGTTCGAGCAGAAGGCGGTGGCGGTGCTGCTGACCCTGCTCAGTCTCGATGTACGCGGGATCACCCTGGGCCCCAACCCGCCCGCCTTCCTCAGTGACAACCTGTTTCAGGCCCTGGCACGCCGCTACGACCTGCGGCTGACCGGCGACACACCGGAGCTGGACGCACTCGACGGGCTTACGCCCTGA
- a CDS encoding FmdB family zinc ribbon protein, giving the protein MPIYEYECCGCGHRLEAIQSVSDGPLTDCPECGQASLKRLVSAAAFRLKGGGWYETDFKSGQRKNVAEGGNNSGNKGGGEKSKDQGASSASSSSSSGSQSQGAVASSSGSASS; this is encoded by the coding sequence ATGCCGATTTACGAGTACGAGTGCTGTGGTTGCGGTCACCGTCTTGAGGCCATCCAGTCCGTATCGGACGGGCCACTGACCGATTGCCCCGAGTGCGGCCAGGCATCGCTCAAGCGGCTGGTCTCTGCAGCGGCCTTCCGCCTCAAGGGCGGCGGCTGGTACGAGACCGACTTCAAATCCGGTCAACGCAAGAATGTCGCCGAGGGTGGCAACAACAGCGGCAACAAGGGCGGTGGTGAGAAGAGCAAGGATCAGGGGGCGTCGTCGGCCAGCAGCTCGTCGAGCAGTGGCAGTCAGTCCCAGGGGGCGGTGGCCAGTTCCAGCGGATCCGCCTCAAGCTGA
- a CDS encoding RrF2 family transcriptional regulator translates to MELTYYTDYALRVLLYAGAQGERRVPMREIARAYGISQDHLRKVVHRLARHGYLQTTQGRSGGLRLGCAPGAIRVGDVVRLMEDSLELIHCDRGPCPLCGHCSLKRALNGARDQFIQHLDGVTLEELLADPGTAQQLRRLSQDDPLPTSNG, encoded by the coding sequence ATGGAGCTGACCTACTACACCGACTACGCCCTGCGTGTGCTCCTCTATGCGGGCGCGCAGGGGGAGCGGCGGGTGCCCATGCGGGAGATCGCCCGGGCCTACGGGATCTCCCAGGATCATCTGCGCAAAGTGGTCCATCGCCTGGCCCGCCACGGCTATCTTCAGACGACCCAGGGGCGGAGCGGAGGATTGCGGCTCGGCTGTGCACCGGGCGCGATCCGCGTGGGCGATGTGGTGCGTCTTATGGAGGACAGCCTGGAGCTGATCCACTGCGACCGTGGCCCCTGCCCCCTGTGCGGACACTGCTCCCTGAAACGGGCCCTGAACGGCGCCCGGGATCAGTTCATCCAGCATCTCGACGGCGTGACCCTGGAAGAGTTGCTCGCCGATCCCGGTACCGCGCAGCAACTCCGGCGCCTGTCCCAGGACGATCCGCTGCCCACCTCCAACGGCTGA
- the aspS gene encoding aspartate--tRNA ligase: MRSHYCGEICESHLDTEVTLCGWVHRRRDHGGIIFIDLRDRAGLVQVVVDPDTEEAFAAADRARNEYVLRITGRVRHRPEGTENPDLHSGRVEVLGRAVEVLNTAKTPPFQLDEHEQVGEDVRLRHRYVDLRRPEMQQRLQLRARVSSAIRRHLEDEGFLDIETPMLTRATPEGARDYLVPSRTHPGRFFALPQSPQLFKQLLMMAGFDRYYQIVRCFRDEDLRADRQPEFTQLDMEAAFVDEEAVMGVTERMLRQLFRQVLGVELSDPFPRMRYAEAMDRYGSDKPDLRIPLELVEVGDLVREVDFKVFSAPAQDPRGRVAALRVPGGGGLTRKQIDDYTDFVGRYGAKGLAYIKVNDPAQGVEGLQSPIVKFLTEEAVRGILERTGAQAGDVVFFGADRASVVNDALGALRVRIGHDMGLVEDAWRPLWVVDFPMFEYDEKDGRLYSLHHPFTAPCVQDPAELQQQDAEALVSRAYDCVLNGVELGGGSIRIHDPDMQQAVFGVLGIGEEEARSKFGFLLDALQYGCPPHGGIAFGMDRLVMLMAGADSIREVMAFPKTQTATCMLTEAPAEVGEAQLRELGIRLRRVSGSE; the protein is encoded by the coding sequence ATGCGTAGTCACTACTGCGGCGAGATCTGCGAATCCCACCTGGATACCGAAGTCACTCTGTGCGGCTGGGTGCACCGGCGGCGCGATCACGGCGGCATCATCTTCATCGACCTGCGCGATCGGGCCGGTCTGGTGCAGGTGGTGGTCGATCCGGACACCGAAGAGGCGTTCGCCGCCGCCGACCGCGCGCGGAACGAGTACGTCCTGCGCATCACCGGTCGGGTGCGGCACCGGCCGGAGGGTACCGAAAACCCGGATCTGCACTCCGGGCGGGTCGAGGTCCTGGGCCGGGCGGTCGAGGTGCTCAACACCGCCAAGACGCCGCCGTTCCAGCTCGATGAGCACGAGCAGGTGGGCGAGGACGTGCGCCTGCGTCACCGCTACGTGGATCTGCGTCGCCCCGAGATGCAGCAGCGCCTGCAGCTGCGCGCCCGGGTGAGTTCGGCCATCCGCCGCCACCTGGAGGACGAGGGGTTCCTCGACATCGAGACGCCGATGCTGACTCGGGCCACGCCCGAGGGCGCCCGCGACTATCTGGTGCCCAGCCGCACCCACCCCGGCCGTTTCTTCGCGCTGCCGCAGTCGCCGCAGCTGTTCAAGCAGTTGCTGATGATGGCCGGGTTCGACCGCTACTACCAGATCGTGCGCTGCTTCCGTGACGAGGACCTGCGCGCCGATCGCCAGCCGGAGTTCACCCAGCTCGACATGGAGGCCGCCTTCGTCGACGAAGAGGCCGTCATGGGGGTCACCGAGCGGATGCTGCGCCAGCTCTTCCGCCAGGTTCTGGGCGTCGAGCTGTCGGATCCGTTCCCGCGCATGCGTTACGCCGAAGCCATGGATCGGTACGGCTCGGACAAGCCGGACCTGCGCATCCCGCTGGAGCTGGTCGAGGTCGGCGACCTGGTCCGCGAGGTGGATTTCAAGGTCTTCTCGGCGCCGGCCCAAGATCCGCGGGGCCGTGTGGCGGCCCTGCGTGTCCCCGGTGGGGGCGGGCTGACGCGCAAGCAGATCGACGACTACACCGATTTCGTCGGCCGTTACGGAGCCAAGGGCCTGGCCTACATCAAGGTCAACGACCCGGCTCAGGGGGTCGAGGGCCTGCAGTCGCCCATCGTCAAGTTCCTCACCGAGGAGGCCGTGCGGGGAATCCTCGAGCGCACGGGTGCCCAGGCGGGCGACGTGGTCTTCTTTGGCGCCGATCGGGCCAGCGTGGTCAACGACGCCCTGGGGGCATTGCGCGTGCGCATCGGCCACGACATGGGGCTGGTCGAGGACGCCTGGCGGCCGCTGTGGGTGGTCGATTTCCCGATGTTCGAGTACGACGAGAAGGACGGGCGGCTCTACTCCCTGCACCATCCGTTTACTGCCCCGTGCGTACAGGACCCCGCCGAGCTTCAGCAGCAGGACGCCGAGGCCCTGGTCTCGCGAGCGTACGACTGTGTGCTCAACGGCGTTGAACTCGGCGGCGGGTCGATCCGTATCCACGATCCCGACATGCAGCAGGCCGTCTTCGGGGTGCTGGGTATCGGCGAGGAGGAGGCCCGCTCCAAGTTCGGGTTCCTGCTCGACGCCCTGCAGTACGGCTGCCCGCCCCACGGCGGTATCGCCTTCGGCATGGACCGGCTGGTGATGCTCATGGCGGGGGCCGACTCGATTCGCGAGGTCATGGCCTTCCCCAAGACCCAGACCGCCACCTGCATGCTCACCGAGGCGCCGGCCGAGGTGGGCGAGGCGCAGTTGCGTGAGCTGGGCATCCGCCTGCGGCGGGTCAGCGGTTCGGAGTAA
- a CDS encoding circadian clock KaiB family protein, whose amino-acid sequence MSELVLRLYIAGRTPAAERAIRNLERIIEEAYGDDAQCQLEVIDILERPQLAEDERILATPVVIKKLPPPVRRVVGDLSEREKVLIGLDLKEG is encoded by the coding sequence GTGAGCGAGCTGGTCCTGCGGCTCTACATCGCCGGGCGGACCCCGGCGGCCGAGCGTGCCATCCGCAATCTGGAGCGGATCATCGAGGAGGCCTACGGCGATGACGCGCAGTGTCAGCTCGAGGTCATCGACATCCTCGAGCGCCCGCAGCTGGCCGAGGACGAGCGCATCCTGGCGACCCCGGTGGTGATCAAGAAGCTGCCGCCGCCGGTTCGGCGTGTTGTCGGCGATCTCTCCGAGCGCGAGAAGGTGCTCATCGGGCTCGACCTCAAGGAGGGGTGA
- a CDS encoding UbiH/UbiF/VisC/COQ6 family ubiquinone biosynthesis hydroxylase — MNSPPRCHDVVVVGGGMVGAAVAADFAGRGWRVGVVETTGPKPVEAGSPYHLRVSALNLGSEGYLDELGAWHAIRGTRACPYRRLQVWDGDHAGRLTFHAEDLGPGTNHLGHIVENDLIQEALWSVLGRSATVHRYCPNETSRLEPAPFGATVRLDDGRRIHGNLVIAADGAQSRLRQSLGIPVTVRDYRQHAVVAEVATRLGQQDITWQRFLPEGPQAFLPLVGARASLVWYTTPDRARQLVELPNEQLGENIEAAFPPELGGIEAVVQRASFPIRAQHAHSYLAPGVVLIGDAAHTIHPLAGQGVNLGLRDARALARHVAAAVEAGYPPDDPRVLSAYARERRQDNQLAQSTMTGIHELFGSRCTRLARLRPWGLRLADHGGPAKRLALRYASYGSWLG, encoded by the coding sequence GTGAACAGCCCCCCGCGTTGCCACGATGTGGTGGTTGTAGGTGGCGGAATGGTGGGCGCCGCGGTGGCCGCCGACTTCGCCGGCCGCGGCTGGCGGGTGGGTGTGGTCGAGACCACCGGCCCGAAGCCCGTAGAGGCCGGCTCCCCCTACCACCTCCGGGTCTCGGCCCTGAACCTCGGCTCGGAAGGCTACCTCGACGAGCTCGGGGCTTGGCACGCCATTCGTGGCACCCGCGCCTGCCCCTACCGTCGGCTTCAGGTCTGGGACGGCGATCATGCGGGGCGTCTAACCTTCCACGCCGAAGACCTCGGCCCGGGAACCAATCACCTGGGACACATCGTCGAGAACGACCTGATCCAGGAGGCCCTCTGGTCGGTGCTGGGGCGGTCGGCGACGGTCCACCGGTACTGCCCGAACGAAACCAGCCGCCTGGAGCCAGCGCCCTTCGGGGCCACGGTACGGCTCGACGATGGCCGGCGGATCCACGGCAACCTGGTGATCGCCGCCGACGGTGCGCAATCCCGGCTGCGACAGTCGCTCGGGATCCCGGTGACGGTCCGCGACTACCGCCAGCACGCCGTGGTCGCCGAGGTGGCAACCCGACTGGGGCAGCAGGACATCACCTGGCAGCGCTTCCTGCCGGAGGGCCCCCAGGCCTTTCTTCCCCTGGTGGGAGCGCGAGCCTCCCTGGTCTGGTACACGACGCCGGACCGGGCTCGGCAGCTGGTCGAGCTGCCGAACGAGCAACTGGGAGAGAACATCGAGGCCGCGTTCCCACCCGAGCTTGGCGGGATCGAGGCCGTGGTGCAGCGAGCCAGCTTCCCGATTCGGGCCCAGCACGCCCACAGCTATCTGGCGCCGGGAGTAGTCCTGATCGGCGATGCGGCCCACACCATCCACCCGTTGGCCGGACAGGGCGTCAACCTGGGGCTGCGCGATGCGCGGGCCCTCGCCCGGCACGTGGCGGCGGCGGTCGAGGCCGGCTACCCGCCGGACGATCCGCGGGTGCTCAGCGCCTACGCCCGGGAACGCCGCCAAGACAACCAGCTCGCACAGTCGACCATGACCGGCATCCACGAACTCTTCGGGAGCCGCTGTACCCGGTTGGCTCGGTTGCGTCCCTGGGGACTGCGCCTGGCCGATCACGGCGGACCGGCCAAACGTCTGGCGCTGCGCTACGCCAGCTACGGCAGTTGGCTCGGCTGA
- a CDS encoding SDR family NAD(P)-dependent oxidoreductase — translation MDDTHTAPRPTVLITGCSSGIGAAAAQHMARRGWRVFPTARRHEDVDRLREAGWDDALALDLTDSTSIASAVHEVATRTGGRLDALFNNGAYGQPGAVEDLSRATLREQLETNLLGTHELTTQVLPLMRSQGHGRIVQNSSVLGFIALPYRGAYVCSKFALEGLTDTLRQELVGSGIHVSLIQPGPIASRFRDNAHRAFRARIDAEHSAHAPTYQAVEQRLAGAGASTPFTLEAGAVAAKLAHALEHPRPKARYHVTVPTHLFAALKRLLPTRWLDRVLLAATASERRPG, via the coding sequence ATGGACGATACGCACACTGCTCCCCGCCCCACCGTGCTGATCACCGGCTGCTCCAGCGGCATCGGCGCCGCCGCGGCACAGCACATGGCCCGGCGCGGCTGGCGGGTCTTTCCGACGGCACGCCGGCACGAGGACGTGGACCGGCTCCGTGAGGCCGGCTGGGATGACGCCCTGGCGCTGGACCTGACCGACAGCACCTCGATTGCCAGCGCGGTCCACGAGGTGGCGACGCGCACCGGCGGGCGCCTCGACGCGCTGTTCAACAACGGCGCCTACGGCCAACCGGGAGCGGTGGAGGACCTCTCCCGGGCGACCCTGCGCGAGCAACTCGAGACGAACCTGCTGGGCACCCACGAACTGACCACGCAGGTGCTGCCACTCATGCGCAGCCAGGGCCACGGGCGCATCGTGCAGAACAGCTCGGTGCTCGGCTTCATCGCCCTGCCCTACCGGGGCGCCTACGTCTGCTCGAAGTTCGCCCTGGAGGGGCTCACCGACACGCTCCGCCAGGAACTGGTCGGCAGCGGCATCCACGTCAGCCTGATTCAGCCCGGGCCGATCGCCAGCCGTTTTCGCGACAACGCCCACCGCGCCTTCCGCGCTCGCATCGACGCCGAGCACAGCGCCCACGCCCCCACCTACCAGGCCGTCGAACAGCGCCTGGCGGGCGCCGGCGCCTCGACGCCGTTCACCCTGGAGGCCGGGGCGGTGGCGGCCAAGCTGGCCCACGCCCTGGAGCATCCGCGCCCCAAGGCCCGCTACCACGTCACCGTGCCCACCCATCTGTTCGCGGCCCTCAAACGCCTCCTGCCCACCCGGTGGTTGGACCGGGTCTTGCTGGCGGCCACGGCCTCGGAACGCCGCCCCGGCTAA
- a CDS encoding DUF3427 domain-containing protein — protein MRTFARLRAVLDPLAVAVGQSFQRQEIPQLFGVEYSAGAWQSGHVVLPDSRTHILLVTLNKQGKGADYRYLDYFIDERTFHWQSQNQTTPESKRGRELIEHRQRGIDVHLFVRDHKLGPDGRAAPFRYTLREPMMTTSDDMTPFGYLEAQQDRDPLAHLEVVDPIRSGIPVATAEEMLHAVGLSLKELADLSGRGAACALADRRRGVEPVAQSPASGRV, from the coding sequence ATGCGCACCTTCGCTCGGCTGCGGGCTGTGCTCGATCCGCTGGCGGTGGCGGTGGGCCAGTCATTCCAGCGGCAGGAGATCCCGCAGCTGTTCGGGGTGGAGTACAGTGCCGGCGCCTGGCAATCCGGCCATGTCGTGTTGCCCGATTCGCGCACCCACATTCTGCTGGTCACTTTGAACAAGCAGGGGAAGGGTGCCGACTACCGCTACCTGGACTACTTCATCGACGAGCGAACCTTCCACTGGCAGAGCCAGAACCAGACGACTCCGGAGAGCAAGCGTGGCCGGGAACTCATCGAGCACCGCCAGCGCGGTATCGATGTCCACCTCTTCGTGCGCGACCACAAGCTGGGGCCCGATGGCCGCGCTGCGCCGTTCCGCTACACATTGCGGGAGCCTATGATGACCACGTCTGACGATATGACTCCCTTCGGCTATCTAGAAGCGCAACAGGACCGTGATCCTTTGGCGCATCTGGAGGTCGTCGATCCGATCCGTTCCGGGATTCCGGTCGCGACCGCGGAGGAGATGCTTCACGCCGTCGGGCTGTCTCTCAAAGAACTCGCCGATCTCTCGGGCCGCGGTGCTGCGTGTGCGCTCGCAGATCGTCGCAGAGGCGTCGAACCTGTTGCTCAATCCCCCGCATCCGGCCGTGTGTGA